CACCGCGAGCCCGAGCAGCGCCGAGTACGTGGCACCCGCCGCGACCAGGATGCGGTGCTGCAGCAGGTACGCCGGCACGTACACCACGACGCCGAGGATCACGAGCGAGAGCAGCGCGCCGGGGGTGACCGTTCCTCCGCCCAGAAGGTCGGCCCCGGCCCACGCGAGCAACGGCAGGCACCCGAGTCCGAAGATCGGAAGGATCCGGGGCGCCATCGGGCCGGAGTACCCGGCGTTGGCACGGGAGAAATGGACGCCGTACCAGGCCATGGACAGCATTCCCGCGACGCCGGCGGCGATGCCGAGCCCCAGCGATTCCCCCTGCTGACCGGGCGGTTTCTGGACCACGTACAGTGCCGCGCCCGCCACCGCGAGCAGCGCGACGCCGAGGAACCAGACGCCCGGAGACCGACGGTTCAGCACCGCCTCGGTCACCATGACGGTCAGCGGCGTGCCGACCATGATGAGGGCCGGGACCGCGGCGCCCGCGAAGTGGATCGCCGCCGTGGAGAAGATCGTGTAGGCGCTCACTCCGGTGATCGCCAGGAGGACCGTGGTGCCCCGTCGCATCCTCGGGAGGGCCGCACCGCCGGCTGAGGCCCTGCCTCGGGCCACGAGCGCGCTCAGCAGGGCCAGGCCTCCGACCGTGAAAACGGTCCGCCCGGCCGACGCCACGGCCACCGAGGTCCCGGTCAGGGTGAAGGCCACGAGGATCCAGGTCGAGGCCAGGAGAAGGACGAGCAGGACGGAGTCGACGGCCAGCCGCCACGGCTTCATCGCCGTCTCTCCAGCCACGTGCACCCCGCTCCCCCTGACGATTCCGCGCCGCCCCGACGACGGCGTGCCCACCGGCACCCGCCGGCACGCCCAGTCAATCACGGGAGGCGGCTCCATCACGGAACGCGGCCGCCGTCGTGGAGGATGCGGTGTCGCGGCGGGACGGCGCCGGGCCGGCTACCGGTAGTCCGCGGCCCGTTCCCGGGCGACCTCGAGGAGTGTCGAGTGGAAGGCGACCTCGGCCGGCGCGTAGACCTTGTCCTGACGCTGCGCCAGGAACACGCGGCGGGACGGGGCCCCCGGTCCCAGGCTGATCACCTTGACATCCGGGTGCTGGAGCGCGACGGCGGTCTTCGGCACCATCGCCACACCCATCCCGACGCTGACCATCGCCTGAGCCTCCTGATAGTCGTTCGCCAGGAACCCGATCGCAGGTTCGAACCCGGCATCGTGGGCCGAACGCTGGAGGACCTCCACCACCGGATGCGATTCGGCGCGGACGATCCAGGACTCCTTTCGCAGCTCCTCCATCGAGATGACGTCCCGGTCGGCGAGCGGGTGGCTGCGGGAGACGAGGAGCACCGTGCTTTCGTCGAAGACCTCGGTGATCCGGATCGAATCGTCCTCGAACCGGTTCCACGGGTAGTCCCAGAGCAGGCACAGCCCCATGGCCCCGGAGTGCAGCCCCTTGAGCAGTTCGTCGAAACGCGCGCTGCGCACGGACAGACTGATGGCCGGATTCCGCTTCTTGAACGTCCGGAGGACCACCGGCAGGAAGGACCCCGCGAGCGTGGGAAAGGTGCCGATGGTCAACGAACCCCGCTTCAGGCCGGCGAGCTCGGCCAGATCCGCCTGCGCCGCCTGCATCTGGGCGACGATCTTCCGCGCGTGGCCCGCCAGGAGCTGGCCGGCCTCCGTCGGCACCACGCCACGGGATCTCCTGGTCAGGAGAGGCTGCCCCACCTCCTGTTCCAGCTTTCGCAATTGCTGTGACACGGCGGAGGGCGTGTACATCATGGCCTCGGCCGCGGCGGTCACCGATCCCTGCTCGACCACCTCCACCAGGAGCGCCAGGCGGCGGATATCGAACAATTCCTGAAAGTCATCGTTCAGCATTGCTTCACCCTCCTCGAAGATCGGTTCATTCTATACAGCAGCCCTTGATCCTCAGTGGTGGCGGGCCCAGCGGTCAGGTGGATTCGCCAGGCGTCCAGGGCCCGGTTCGCCTCATCCTCAATGAATGAAGAATCACTACATAACCCCTCAACTATCCAACATTGTCTTCAAGTGTGATCTGCGTCAATCTCGAATCACCCGGGATTTCACTGACCATCACTGAAGGCAAGGACCATCTCATGAAGATCGAAGCAGAGTGGATGCGCGGAGGCACCAGCAAATGCTGGGTCTTCGAGAGCGCGCAGCTCGGAGCGGCTTCCGCCGGACCGGATGTGCTGCTTCCACGCCTGTTCGGCAGCCCGGACAGCCGCCAGATCGACGGCGTCGGCGGCGCCACCTCGACCACCAGCAAGGCCGTCATCCTGGATCGCCCGACCGGCGGGGACGTGGACGTCGAGTTCACGTTCGCCCAGGTAGGGATCGAGGAGGCCACCGTCGACTGGGGCAGCAACTGCGGCAACTGCTCCGCCGTCGTCGGGCTGTACGCCATCGAAAAGGGCTGGGTGGTGCCCACCGGGGACGTCACCCGCATCGTCACCCGCAACACCAACACCGGGCAGATCATCGTCCAGGAGGTGTCCACCCCGTCCGGCGCGCTCCCGATCGTCCCGCAGGCCGAGATGCCCGGCGTCCCGTTCCCGGGCTACCGGGTGGGCCTCGGCTTCCGCGACCCCGCCGGCAAGACGACCGGCGCGCTGCTGCCGACCGGGTCCCCCGTGGACACCCTGACGGCGGCCGGCGCCTCCTGGACCGTCTCGATGGTCGACGCCGGCGCACCGCTCGTGATCCTCCGCGCCGAGGACCTCGGTCTGGACCCGGAGCTCCACGAGGACTGGAGCGACGCGGTCGTCCCGCACCTGGCCGTCCTGGACGCCATCCGGCGCGAAGCCGCGGTGCGCATGGGCATGGCCCGCACCCCGGAGGAGGCGGCGAGGGCGGTGCCCAAGCTCGCCGTCGTCGCGCCCCCTGCGTCCTCCGACGCGGACAGCGACCTCAGCGTCCTGATGCTGTCGATGGGCAAGCCCCACCCGGCTCTGGCCATCACCGGCAGCATCGCCCTGACTCTCGCCGCGCGGACACCCGGCACCCTGCCGTCCGTCGCGGTCCGCGCGACCCCCGGCGCCACCCTCCGGCTGCGCACGCCCGCCGGGGTCATCGACACCTGGTCCGAGGAACGGAACGGCTCGCCGCTCATCGGCGTCGACCGGACCGCCCGCACCATCGCCAGCACCGTCATCCACCTTCCGGAGGTCCTCGGCAGCGCCGTCGACGCCTCCTTCGCCGGCGCCACTCAATGAGGAGAAAGCCATGAGCAACACCGCAGAACAGACCAGACCGACTTCCTCCACGGGGAGCACCCCTCCGACCCGGCCCGACCGGCGTCGCCGTATCCTTCTGGTGACGGTGGCCGCGATCGCGGCCGTGGGCCTGCTCGCCCTCCTGTTCGGAGGCGTCCTCTCCGGCCCCGCGGCGGCCACGGGATCGGAGAAGACCATGACCGCGACGCAGATCATCCCGCTCATCATCCTGGTAGTGATGTTCGTCGTCGCCACCAAATGGCCCCTGAACATCGGCGTGATGGGGCTCGTGGCCTCGTTCGGCGTCGGTTACTTCATGCTCGGCATGAGCGATAAGGAGATCCTCGCCGAGTTCCCCGCCAACATCGTCCTCACGATCATCGGCGTCACGTACTTCTTCAGCATGGCCCAGCGGAACGGGACCATCGACATCATCGTCCAGGCCTGCGTGCGGATGGTCCGCGGCAAGACCATGCTCATGCCCTGGGTCTTCTTCCTCATGGCCGCCGCGCTCACGTCGCTCGGCACCTTCTCCCCCGCCGCCGTCGCGCTGCTGGCCCCGGCCGCCCTGGGTCTCG
This portion of the Arthrobacter woluwensis genome encodes:
- a CDS encoding PrpF domain-containing protein, encoding MKIEAEWMRGGTSKCWVFESAQLGAASAGPDVLLPRLFGSPDSRQIDGVGGATSTTSKAVILDRPTGGDVDVEFTFAQVGIEEATVDWGSNCGNCSAVVGLYAIEKGWVVPTGDVTRIVTRNTNTGQIIVQEVSTPSGALPIVPQAEMPGVPFPGYRVGLGFRDPAGKTTGALLPTGSPVDTLTAAGASWTVSMVDAGAPLVILRAEDLGLDPELHEDWSDAVVPHLAVLDAIRREAAVRMGMARTPEEAARAVPKLAVVAPPASSDADSDLSVLMLSMGKPHPALAITGSIALTLAARTPGTLPSVAVRATPGATLRLRTPAGVIDTWSEERNGSPLIGVDRTARTIASTVIHLPEVLGSAVDASFAGATQ
- a CDS encoding LysR family transcriptional regulator, yielding MLNDDFQELFDIRRLALLVEVVEQGSVTAAAEAMMYTPSAVSQQLRKLEQEVGQPLLTRRSRGVVPTEAGQLLAGHARKIVAQMQAAQADLAELAGLKRGSLTIGTFPTLAGSFLPVVLRTFKKRNPAISLSVRSARFDELLKGLHSGAMGLCLLWDYPWNRFEDDSIRITEVFDESTVLLVSRSHPLADRDVISMEELRKESWIVRAESHPVVEVLQRSAHDAGFEPAIGFLANDYQEAQAMVSVGMGVAMVPKTAVALQHPDVKVISLGPGAPSRRVFLAQRQDKVYAPAEVAFHSTLLEVARERAADYR